A genomic stretch from Salarias fasciatus chromosome 10, fSalaFa1.1, whole genome shotgun sequence includes:
- the vdac1 gene encoding non-selective voltage-gated ion channel VDAC1 has product MAVPPIYVDLGKSARDVFTKGYGFGLIKLDLKTKSENGLEFTSTGSANTETSKVAGSLETKYKWAEHGLTFTEKWNTDNTLGTEITLEDQLTKGLKLTFDSSFSPNTGKKSGKVKTGYKCEHINLGCDVHYDINGTAIHGAAVVGYEGWLAGYQMTFEAGRNRITQSNFAVGYKTDEFQLHTNVNDGTEFGGSIYQKVNDQLETAVNLAWTAGNSNTRFGIAAKYQIDPDASFSAKVNNSSLVGLGYTQTLKPGIKLTLSALLDGKNINAGGHKLGLGLEFQA; this is encoded by the exons ATGGCCGTACCTCCTATCTACGTTGACCTTGGAAAGTCTGCCAGGGATGTTTTCACCAAGGGATATG GCTTCGGGCTCATTAAGCTGGACCTGAAGACAAAGTCTGAGAATGGCCTG gagtTCACCAGCACCGGCTCTGCCAACACTGAAACCAGCAAGGTCGCTGGATCGCTGGAGACCAAATACAAGTGGGCGGAGCACGGCCTGACCTTCACAGAGAAGTGGAATACCGACAACACGCTGGGGACCGAGAtcaccctggaggaccag TTGACTAAAGGACTGAAGCTTACGTTTGATTCATCCTTCTCACCAAACACTGG CAAGAAGAGCGGCAAAGTCAAGACGGGTTACAAGTGCGAACACATCAACCTCGGCTGCGACGTCCACTACGACATCAACGGCACGGCCATCCACGGCGCGGCGGTGGTGGGCTACGAGGGCTGGCTGGCCGGCTACCAGATGACCTTCGAGGCCGGCAGGAACAGGATCACCCAGAGCAACTTCGCCGTCGGCTACAAAACCGACGAGTTCCAGCTGCATACGAACGT AAACGATGGCACGGAGTTTGGCGGCTCCATCTACCAGAAGGTGAACgaccagctggagacagctgTCAACCTGGCCTGGACTGCTGGAAACAGCAACACCCGGTTTGGAATCGCTGCCAAGTATCAGATCGATCCCGATGCATCCTTCTCT GCCAAGGTGAACAACTCCAGCCTGGTGGGCCTGGGCTACACTCAGACTCTAAAGCCAG GCATCAAGCTCACACTCTCCGCTCTCCTCGATGGCAAAAACATCAACGCCGGCGGACACAAGcttggtctgggtctggagTTCCAGGCATAG